From the Sinorhizobium garamanticum genome, one window contains:
- a CDS encoding PAS domain S-box protein has product MKSQDELTNPLPLLGPALDHSGQDPDEFLQALPAAIYMTDAAGRITFYNEAAAQLWGMRPELGRSEFCGSWKLYWPDGTPLPHDQCPMALALRERQPIRDMEILAERPDGTRIPIVPYPTPIFDRSGALTGAINMLVDITERKEAERAAQLLAAIVEASDDAIVAKNLDGIIMSWNQGAERLFGYAPEEVIGKPITIIIPVDRHHEETTILGRLRRGERIDHYETIRRRKDGSFVEVSLTVSPVRNSKGEIIGASKIARDITERRRAEEQQHLLLREMSHRVKNLFALCGGIVTLSGRKATTPEELISAVRERFGALAQAHELTLPKSSETPSRTEQSTTLQTLIQTIASPFNGHKDQDRPRITVSGTDTPIAGGAVTSLALLFHEFATNAAKYGALSTPEGYVDIQCFEGKEQFILTWRERGGPPVENRAGEEGFGSLLSRATVKGQLGGEISREWKPEGLTIRMTVACDRLTG; this is encoded by the coding sequence ATGAAAAGCCAGGACGAGCTCACGAACCCTTTGCCGTTGTTGGGCCCCGCTCTCGACCACAGCGGCCAAGACCCCGACGAATTCCTGCAGGCTCTACCTGCGGCGATTTACATGACGGACGCCGCCGGGCGTATCACGTTCTACAATGAAGCGGCAGCGCAGTTGTGGGGTATGCGCCCGGAGCTTGGCAGAAGCGAATTCTGCGGCTCTTGGAAGCTTTATTGGCCGGATGGCACTCCGTTGCCCCATGACCAGTGTCCGATGGCTCTCGCGCTGAGAGAGCGACAACCCATCAGAGACATGGAGATACTTGCTGAGCGGCCGGACGGCACCCGCATCCCGATTGTCCCGTATCCGACGCCGATTTTCGATAGATCGGGTGCCCTGACAGGGGCGATAAACATGTTGGTGGACATTACCGAGCGAAAAGAGGCGGAACGGGCCGCGCAGTTGCTCGCAGCGATCGTGGAAGCCTCAGATGATGCCATCGTCGCCAAGAATCTCGACGGCATCATTATGAGCTGGAACCAGGGTGCTGAGCGGCTCTTCGGCTATGCGCCGGAGGAAGTGATCGGGAAACCGATTACCATCATCATTCCAGTGGACCGTCACCATGAGGAAACGACAATCCTGGGCCGCCTTCGTCGCGGCGAGCGCATTGATCATTACGAGACGATCCGGCGCCGCAAGGACGGGAGCTTTGTAGAAGTCTCTCTGACGGTGTCGCCAGTCAGGAATTCAAAGGGCGAGATCATTGGAGCATCCAAGATCGCCCGCGACATCACCGAGCGCCGGCGAGCAGAGGAGCAGCAGCATCTGCTCCTGCGGGAAATGAGCCACCGCGTTAAGAATCTTTTTGCACTCTGCGGTGGCATCGTCACGCTGAGCGGACGCAAGGCGACTACGCCGGAAGAACTGATTTCGGCGGTCCGAGAACGTTTCGGCGCGCTGGCGCAAGCGCACGAACTGACCCTCCCGAAATCCTCCGAGACGCCCAGTCGGACCGAGCAGTCAACGACCCTGCAGACTTTGATTCAAACAATCGCCTCACCGTTCAACGGCCACAAGGACCAGGATAGGCCGCGCATAACCGTGAGTGGAACCGATACCCCAATTGCAGGAGGCGCCGTGACAAGCTTAGCGCTCCTCTTTCATGAATTTGCGACGAATGCTGCCAAGTACGGCGCCCTCTCGACGCCGGAAGGCTATGTTGACATCCAATGTTTCGAAGGCAAGGAACAGTTCATTCTGACATGGCGCGAGCGCGGCGGCCCGCCGGTCGAGAACCGGGCCGGCGAAGAAGGCTTTGGCAGCCTCCTCAGCCGCGCGACAGTGAAAGGCCAATTGGGCGGAGAGATTTCACGAGAGTGGAAGCCGGAAGGCTTGACGATACGAATGACGGTCGCTTGTGATCGCTTAACTGGTTAA
- a CDS encoding cation:proton antiporter, which yields MEPGPQNYKELLLFLATAGVIVPLFGRLKLSPVFGFLAAGITLGPFCLGALARDLPWLSAISITDVGQIAYLAEFGVAFLLFMIALELSWSRLLLMRKLVFGLGGLQVLVSTAVLAAVADLLGQTPASAVVLGSALAMSSTAIILPSLAERKLLNTTVGRASFAVLLFQDLAVAPLLFMVTMLGTRGGTGLGAGLLYALAPAAIALFAMAGLGRLVLRPLFKLVATTKSSELFVAACLLVVIGSGLVTALSGQSMALGAFIAGLLLAESEYRRQIEVTIQPFQGLLLGVFFVSVGARLDLSEIIANPFLTVGVAIGLFAIKAAILFPIARLMGLPNRGAGELAVVLGPGGEFALILIGAAVAGNVVPADASATATVAATLTMVGIPLLIRILLRGAAYAGIDERAFAGLTPQHDDGLERVIVVGYGRVGQLVAEMLTRHELRFLAIDADPVLVAKERARAHTIYYGDATRIEFLRRCGIQSARALVVTLDNADAVESIVRAARSERPDLTIVARARDAVHATELYELKVTDAVPETIEASLQLSQAVLVDIGIPMGLVIASIHEKRDEFRKMLQPTDGSGRERHAIRAPQADSHPTRRSRSSSDGA from the coding sequence ATGGAGCCAGGGCCACAAAATTACAAGGAGCTTTTGCTGTTTTTAGCAACAGCCGGCGTAATTGTGCCTCTGTTTGGGCGGTTGAAATTAAGCCCGGTCTTTGGATTTCTGGCCGCCGGCATAACACTTGGCCCCTTCTGTCTCGGAGCTCTCGCGAGAGATTTGCCATGGCTCTCAGCAATATCGATAACAGATGTCGGACAGATCGCGTATCTGGCTGAATTCGGCGTAGCATTCCTTCTCTTCATGATCGCGCTCGAGCTGTCGTGGAGCCGCCTTCTGCTAATGCGCAAACTCGTCTTCGGGCTAGGGGGATTGCAGGTTCTCGTCTCGACAGCCGTCCTCGCGGCCGTCGCAGACTTGCTGGGTCAAACTCCAGCTTCAGCGGTGGTGCTTGGCAGCGCGCTCGCGATGTCCTCGACGGCTATCATTCTGCCATCGCTTGCAGAGCGCAAACTGCTGAACACCACGGTTGGACGCGCAAGTTTCGCCGTGTTGCTCTTCCAGGACCTTGCTGTGGCGCCTCTCCTGTTCATGGTGACGATGTTGGGTACACGTGGAGGGACGGGGCTCGGCGCCGGCTTGTTGTATGCGCTCGCTCCGGCCGCAATTGCGTTATTCGCAATGGCGGGGCTGGGTCGGTTGGTTCTTCGTCCCTTGTTTAAGCTGGTCGCGACAACAAAGAGCAGCGAGTTGTTCGTCGCTGCATGCCTCTTGGTCGTGATTGGCTCTGGCCTTGTCACAGCGCTCAGTGGTCAGTCCATGGCTCTAGGCGCCTTCATCGCAGGCCTGCTGCTGGCTGAAAGCGAGTATCGCCGGCAGATCGAGGTGACGATCCAACCCTTCCAGGGTCTTCTGCTTGGCGTCTTCTTCGTTTCGGTTGGAGCCCGTCTGGATCTTTCGGAGATTATTGCTAACCCGTTCCTTACAGTGGGTGTCGCAATCGGCTTGTTTGCCATAAAGGCAGCTATCCTGTTCCCCATCGCGCGCCTGATGGGCTTGCCGAACCGGGGCGCCGGCGAGCTGGCGGTTGTACTCGGCCCCGGCGGCGAGTTCGCACTGATCCTTATCGGTGCGGCTGTGGCGGGCAACGTCGTCCCTGCTGACGCCAGCGCCACTGCCACGGTCGCGGCTACTTTGACGATGGTTGGTATCCCCCTGCTGATCCGCATACTGCTCCGCGGTGCGGCATATGCCGGTATCGATGAACGTGCATTTGCAGGATTGACGCCCCAGCATGACGACGGTCTGGAGCGCGTGATCGTCGTCGGATATGGGCGCGTCGGACAATTGGTCGCCGAGATGCTCACACGGCACGAACTGAGATTCCTGGCAATCGACGCCGATCCCGTGCTAGTCGCCAAAGAGCGAGCTCGCGCTCATACGATCTATTATGGCGATGCCACCCGCATCGAGTTTCTTCGACGTTGTGGAATCCAGAGCGCCCGCGCGCTTGTCGTGACCTTGGACAATGCCGACGCGGTCGAATCTATCGTCCGCGCTGCGCGATCGGAGCGGCCGGATCTGACCATTGTCGCCCGCGCGCGGGATGCGGTGCACGCGACTGAATTGTACGAGCTAAAGGTCACGGACGCAGTGCCGGAGACCATCGAAGCCAGCCTCCAGCTCTCGCAAGCAGTGCTCGTTGACATCGGCATTCCGATGGGCCTGGTGATTGCATCCATTCACGAGAAACGGGATGAATTTCGTAAGATGCTGCAGCCCACGGACGGATCCGGCAGAGAACGACATGCCATCCGCGCTCCGCAAGCGGACAGTCACCCGACCCGTAGGTCGCGCTCAAGCTCCGATGGAGCATGA
- a CDS encoding adenylate/guanylate cyclase domain-containing protein: MERRLATILAADVAGYSRLMELDEERTYGAFRACRSAIAKVIEKRGGRIFGGAGDSLVAEFASPLEAVRSGIEIQDAIDKIPLDLPEGHKMQFRIGINLGDVMVDCNDLFGDGVNIAARLEALADPGGVCISGNVHEHVVDKLRFRFDDLGFHELRNIAKPIRVYRARFAGTTAAMSKNSRLLPAKPSIAVLPFDNMGRDPEQAYFSDGVTEDIIAELARFQQLYVIARHSSFQYRDKAADILRVGRELNAQYIVEGSVRRNDDQIRISAQLIDATTGIHVWADRYDSHLTDLFSVQDEITRRIVGALAVRVEDEDWAKAGRKPPGSMRAYDYWLHGKRSLDLYTREANSEARQLFESALALDPNYARAHAGLALTYDRGAFYSAWDTDPMVSLEKAESHAKKAVALDDTDPLPHVILGWVHLGRREFNRAKEQLELAMAINPNDADTLAKSALILAWSGEGTATIELAQTAIRLNPHYPAWYQCFLAGCYLCAGKYPEAVAIWERVPDATPETRAFLAAGCVFVGELEDARRHMAQFMREYPQHFAGEPNARHVRRLFEFRHRADIDRLIDAMCVAGLPK, encoded by the coding sequence GTGGAACGCAGACTGGCGACCATTCTTGCAGCCGATGTCGCTGGTTACAGTCGGCTGATGGAGCTCGACGAGGAACGCACATACGGCGCATTCCGCGCCTGCCGGAGCGCCATCGCGAAGGTGATCGAGAAGCGCGGTGGCCGCATTTTCGGCGGTGCAGGCGACAGCCTCGTCGCCGAATTTGCCAGCCCTTTGGAGGCCGTGCGATCTGGGATCGAAATTCAAGACGCCATCGACAAAATCCCGCTCGATCTCCCAGAAGGACACAAGATGCAGTTTCGCATCGGAATCAACCTCGGGGACGTGATGGTTGATTGCAATGACCTGTTCGGGGATGGCGTCAACATTGCGGCGCGTTTAGAGGCCTTGGCTGACCCCGGCGGCGTTTGCATATCAGGAAATGTTCACGAACACGTAGTTGATAAGCTGCGTTTCAGGTTCGATGACCTGGGCTTTCATGAACTCAGGAACATAGCCAAGCCAATTCGAGTATATCGAGCTCGGTTCGCCGGGACCACGGCAGCGATGTCAAAGAACTCGCGCCTCCTTCCTGCGAAACCGTCCATCGCAGTGCTGCCGTTTGACAACATGGGCCGCGATCCCGAGCAGGCGTATTTCAGCGATGGCGTCACCGAAGACATTATTGCGGAGCTCGCTCGTTTTCAGCAGTTGTACGTCATCGCTCGCCATTCCTCATTTCAGTATCGTGACAAGGCCGCCGATATCCTGCGCGTTGGCCGCGAGCTGAATGCGCAGTATATCGTCGAAGGGAGCGTCCGCCGTAACGACGATCAAATTCGCATATCGGCGCAGCTCATCGACGCAACCACTGGCATCCATGTCTGGGCCGACCGCTACGACAGCCACCTGACGGACCTGTTCTCAGTGCAGGATGAGATAACACGACGCATCGTAGGTGCCCTCGCCGTACGCGTCGAGGATGAGGATTGGGCCAAGGCTGGCCGCAAACCGCCGGGCAGCATGCGCGCTTATGACTATTGGCTGCACGGCAAACGCAGCCTCGACCTTTACACGCGCGAGGCCAATTCAGAGGCTCGCCAGCTCTTTGAAAGTGCCTTGGCGCTTGACCCGAACTATGCCCGCGCTCATGCGGGACTGGCCCTCACTTATGATCGTGGTGCGTTCTATTCAGCCTGGGACACCGACCCGATGGTTTCGCTCGAGAAGGCTGAAAGTCATGCGAAGAAAGCTGTCGCCCTGGATGACACCGACCCTCTTCCGCATGTGATTCTGGGATGGGTTCATCTTGGCAGGAGGGAATTCAACCGCGCAAAGGAACAACTTGAGCTGGCCATGGCCATCAATCCTAATGATGCTGATACGCTGGCGAAGTCAGCTTTGATTTTGGCCTGGTCCGGCGAGGGTACGGCCACGATAGAGTTGGCTCAGACAGCAATAAGGCTCAATCCCCACTATCCCGCTTGGTACCAGTGCTTCCTAGCTGGTTGCTATCTTTGTGCTGGAAAATACCCCGAGGCAGTCGCAATCTGGGAGCGTGTGCCAGATGCGACACCAGAAACGCGAGCGTTTTTGGCAGCAGGTTGCGTATTTGTCGGTGAGCTTGAGGACGCTAGGCGCCATATGGCACAGTTTATGCGGGAATATCCACAGCACTTTGCGGGGGAGCCGAACGCCCGCCACGTAAGACGTCTCTTCGAATTTCGACACAGGGCCGACATTGATCGCCTCATCGACGCTATGTGTGTCGCCGGGCTACCGAAATAA
- a CDS encoding PAS domain S-box protein, with amino-acid sequence MRGADKAVSRLANGLVRHDVPLGDPHAIARELYALLAEEPDVDWMFFGNEAGGLVSVGRLADSSSVFLMSDDFRAGAVREFDALPDGRVGRLRKSEGAFDSRERVWYTQAKETGKRYWTEPYLGLVEPVLGISLSAPVFDKGGNFVGVCGIDLILTQLSRFLQTLEVGENGRAFIIDATGHLIGASGGVSPVTIGADGGHLRLQASEATDPIVRETARYLHRNPDIAGSSSAGSRVFSFSDPERGRIYAAVDHAALGALKWTIVSAVPASDFLRPVYQAAYLSIVVGAVIVAVFVVLGLGMVGRTLRPLTDLTQAAHAIAKGEWCEVPKVRQNDEVGLLAQAFTLMTSRLKETLEGLRRSEANFAEAQRVAHVGYWERDLSTDCLTWSEETYRIFGLTPRAGTVVSLAEATERIHPEDRPSWSQAAARALRGESRYDLEYRIFRPTGELRIVHSQGDLTRDASGQPHSMFGTIQDITERKRAEEALRDSEEQWRAVFENNPTMYFMVDATGIIVSVNPFGAEQLGYTVDELIGRPVQDVFYEADRDAVQRHAATCLEHLGQAMSWELRKIRKDGSMLWVRETARAMMIKKRPVILIVCEDITERKRAEEAARWSEEELRQVIETVPAMVWTALPDGRVDFINRRVQEFTGLSLDGTLGGSWEPKARFHPDDVEQYMSKWRSSLATGHPFEAEVRIRRAADGEYRWWFESAVPLRDEHGNILKWYGFLVEIEDRKRAEEALQKAQAELAHVTRVTTMGALTSSIAHEVNQPLAAVVTNANAALRWLASKPPNIAEARETLERVVRDGHRAGEVIGRVRALLKKTATVTAEVDLNGLIEDSVALLKGEVRSHRILLRTELAQDLPAVEGDRVQLQQVILNLVMNGIESMKKVADRPRELLIRSRRDASGAVLVAVQDAGVGLDPQNAERVFEAFYTTKAEGLGMGLAICRSIIEAHRGQLWAEANEPWGAVFQFCLPSIAGDGAPDDAG; translated from the coding sequence GTGCGCGGCGCCGACAAGGCGGTATCCCGCTTGGCCAACGGTCTTGTTCGTCACGACGTGCCGCTCGGCGATCCGCATGCCATCGCACGTGAGCTCTATGCTTTGCTGGCCGAGGAACCCGATGTCGACTGGATGTTCTTCGGCAACGAGGCCGGCGGGCTCGTTTCGGTCGGGCGATTGGCAGACTCGAGCAGCGTGTTTCTGATGAGCGATGACTTTCGCGCCGGCGCCGTGCGCGAATTCGACGCATTACCAGATGGCCGGGTTGGCCGCCTGCGGAAGTCAGAAGGCGCCTTCGATTCGCGCGAGAGGGTCTGGTACACACAGGCGAAGGAGACGGGCAAGCGGTACTGGACCGAGCCCTATCTCGGCTTGGTCGAGCCGGTCCTGGGCATCTCGCTCTCCGCGCCGGTCTTTGACAAGGGCGGCAATTTCGTCGGGGTGTGCGGGATCGATCTCATCCTCACGCAGCTTTCCAGGTTCTTGCAGACGCTTGAGGTCGGCGAGAACGGACGAGCCTTCATCATCGATGCGACCGGACATTTGATTGGCGCGTCGGGAGGGGTGTCCCCCGTCACGATCGGCGCCGACGGCGGGCATCTGCGCCTGCAGGCGTCAGAGGCCACCGATCCCATCGTCCGAGAAACTGCACGCTATCTTCATCGAAACCCGGACATCGCCGGGTCCTCGTCAGCGGGGTCGCGCGTGTTTTCCTTCAGTGACCCCGAGCGCGGGAGGATCTATGCGGCGGTCGATCATGCCGCACTCGGCGCACTCAAGTGGACCATCGTCTCGGCAGTGCCAGCTTCGGATTTCCTCAGACCCGTGTATCAGGCGGCCTATCTCTCGATTGTCGTCGGCGCGGTCATTGTCGCCGTCTTCGTGGTCCTCGGACTGGGGATGGTCGGACGCACGCTGCGACCGCTGACAGACCTCACCCAGGCGGCGCATGCGATCGCAAAAGGGGAATGGTGCGAGGTACCCAAGGTTCGTCAAAATGATGAAGTCGGCCTGCTCGCGCAGGCGTTCACGCTCATGACGTCCCGCCTCAAAGAGACGTTGGAGGGCCTGCGTCGAAGCGAAGCGAACTTCGCGGAAGCTCAGCGCGTCGCCCATGTCGGCTACTGGGAACGCGATCTCAGCACGGACTGTCTCACCTGGTCGGAGGAGACATACCGCATTTTTGGGCTGACGCCGCGTGCCGGTACGGTGGTCAGTCTGGCCGAAGCAACTGAGCGGATACATCCCGAGGATCGGCCGAGCTGGAGCCAGGCCGCGGCGCGGGCCTTGCGTGGTGAATCCCGCTACGACTTGGAATACCGCATCTTCCGGCCTACCGGCGAACTGCGCATCGTTCACAGCCAGGGCGATCTGACAAGGGACGCATCGGGCCAGCCGCACAGCATGTTCGGTACGATCCAGGACATTACCGAGCGCAAGCGGGCGGAAGAGGCACTGCGAGACAGCGAGGAGCAGTGGAGAGCCGTATTCGAGAACAATCCGACCATGTATTTCATGGTGGACGCCACTGGTATCATCGTTTCGGTGAATCCCTTCGGCGCGGAGCAGCTCGGCTACACGGTTGACGAACTGATCGGCCGTCCCGTACAGGACGTTTTTTACGAGGCGGACCGAGACGCCGTCCAGAGGCATGCCGCCACATGCCTGGAACATCTGGGCCAAGCGATGAGCTGGGAGCTGCGCAAGATTCGCAAGGACGGCTCGATGCTCTGGGTCCGCGAGACGGCCCGGGCGATGATGATCAAGAAGCGACCCGTCATCCTGATCGTGTGCGAGGATATCACAGAGCGCAAGCGCGCCGAAGAGGCGGCCCGGTGGAGTGAAGAAGAGCTTCGCCAGGTCATCGAGACCGTGCCGGCAATGGTGTGGACCGCCTTGCCCGACGGCCGCGTCGATTTTATCAATCGGCGGGTGCAGGAGTTCACGGGCTTGTCCCTCGACGGAACGTTGGGAGGGAGCTGGGAGCCCAAAGCCCGATTTCACCCGGACGATGTCGAGCAGTATATGTCCAAGTGGCGTTCGTCCTTGGCCACGGGCCATCCGTTCGAGGCTGAGGTCAGGATCCGTCGTGCCGCTGACGGCGAATATCGCTGGTGGTTTGAAAGTGCCGTCCCGCTCAGGGATGAACACGGAAACATTCTTAAATGGTATGGTTTTCTCGTCGAAATCGAGGACCGCAAGCGGGCCGAGGAGGCGCTGCAGAAGGCGCAGGCCGAACTTGCGCATGTCACGCGTGTGACAACGATGGGCGCGCTGACCTCCTCCATCGCCCACGAAGTCAACCAGCCGCTGGCCGCCGTGGTCACCAACGCCAACGCCGCGCTGCGCTGGCTCGCCAGCAAACCCCCCAATATCGCCGAGGCGCGGGAGACGCTGGAGCGTGTCGTGCGGGACGGGCACCGGGCGGGCGAGGTTATCGGCCGCGTGCGCGCGCTCCTCAAGAAGACGGCCACCGTGACGGCGGAGGTCGACCTGAACGGCCTCATCGAAGACTCGGTAGCTCTCCTCAAGGGCGAGGTGCGCAGCCATCGAATTCTGCTGCGGACCGAGCTGGCGCAGGATCTCCCGGCCGTCGAAGGTGACCGGGTTCAATTGCAGCAGGTGATCCTGAACCTGGTGATGAACGGCATCGAGTCCATGAAGAAGGTGGCGGACCGGCCGCGGGAGCTGCTGATCAGATCCCGACGCGACGCATCCGGAGCCGTGCTCGTGGCGGTACAGGACGCCGGCGTGGGGCTGGATCCACAGAATGCGGAGCGGGTGTTCGAGGCGTTTTACACGACCAAAGCCGAAGGTCTGGGCATGGGCTTGGCCATCTGCCGTTCGATCATCGAAGCGCACCGGGGGCAGCTATGGGCCGAGGCGAACGAGCCTTGGGGAGCTGTGTTTCAATTCTGCCTGCCGTCAATCGCCGGCGATGGGGCTCCTGACGACGCTGGCTAA
- a CDS encoding response regulator transcription factor yields MTEGPATVIVIDDDPAVREALGSLLRSVGFDVKLLASVNDFFKSGRPKGPTCLVLDVRLPGQSGLEFQRELSRGSIHIPIIFITGHGDIPMSVQAMKGGAIEFLTKPFRDQDLLDAVHVGLARDRAWLENEAALATLRARFESLTPRERAVMALVVTGRLNKQIAADLGVSEITVKVHRSQVMQKMHAKSLPELARMADRLKLEPGKPQGS; encoded by the coding sequence ATGACCGAGGGGCCTGCAACCGTCATCGTCATCGATGATGATCCAGCGGTCCGCGAGGCGCTTGGCAGCCTGCTGCGATCCGTCGGCTTTGACGTAAAACTCCTCGCCTCGGTGAACGACTTCTTCAAGTCCGGTCGACCGAAGGGGCCGACGTGTCTCGTTCTGGATGTACGGCTGCCGGGACAAAGCGGCCTGGAATTTCAGCGAGAGTTATCGCGGGGCAGCATTCATATCCCGATTATCTTCATCACGGGGCATGGCGACATTCCCATGTCCGTCCAGGCAATGAAAGGCGGCGCGATCGAGTTCCTGACGAAACCGTTCCGCGACCAGGACCTGCTCGACGCGGTTCATGTCGGCCTCGCGCGCGACCGCGCGTGGCTTGAGAACGAAGCGGCTTTGGCGACGCTGCGCGCGCGGTTCGAGAGCCTGACCCCGCGGGAGCGCGCGGTGATGGCCTTGGTGGTGACCGGACGGCTCAACAAGCAGATCGCCGCCGATCTGGGCGTGAGCGAAATTACCGTGAAGGTCCACCGCAGCCAGGTGATGCAGAAGATGCATGCCAAGTCCCTGCCCGAGCTCGCCCGCATGGCGGACAGGCTGAAACTCGAGCCAGGGAAGCCGCAAGGCTCATAG
- a CDS encoding CsbD family protein: MDWNRVEGNWKQVKGKIKEQWGRLTDDDLDEIAGRREQLEGKIQQRYGIEKDVVRRDIDDWYRHQTWN, translated from the coding sequence ATGGACTGGAATCGTGTTGAAGGTAATTGGAAGCAAGTCAAAGGAAAGATCAAGGAACAATGGGGACGGCTTACCGACGACGATCTCGATGAGATCGCGGGCAGGCGCGAGCAACTGGAGGGCAAGATCCAGCAACGCTACGGCATCGAAAAGGACGTTGTAAGACGGGATATTGACGATTGGTACCGCCATCAGACATGGAACTAA
- a CDS encoding response regulator transcription factor, translated as MPIKKPLIAIVDDDQSMREATKGLMRSLGFEAEAFSSAADFLKYPQLRRTACLVTDIHMPGMSGLDLHRRLVALGESIPTVLITAYPDENLRARRLGPDIVGYLAKPFGEQDLLNCIRSALARGSDGESGQ; from the coding sequence GTGCCAATCAAGAAGCCTCTGATTGCGATTGTCGACGACGATCAGTCGATGCGCGAGGCTACCAAGGGGCTGATGAGGTCGCTTGGATTTGAAGCCGAGGCCTTTTCATCTGCCGCCGATTTCTTGAAATACCCCCAGCTCCGCCGGACGGCCTGCCTGGTAACTGACATCCATATGCCCGGAATGAGCGGGCTTGACTTGCACCGCCGCCTCGTTGCGTTGGGCGAGAGCATTCCGACCGTTCTGATCACTGCCTATCCGGATGAGAACCTGCGCGCGCGCCGGTTGGGTCCGGACATCGTCGGGTATCTGGCAAAGCCGTTCGGCGAGCAGGATCTATTGAACTGCATCCGTTCTGCGCTGGCGCGCGGAAGCGACGGCGAAAGTGGTCAATGA
- the tnpB gene encoding IS66 family insertion sequence element accessory protein TnpB (TnpB, as the term is used for proteins encoded by IS66 family insertion elements, is considered an accessory protein, since TnpC, encoded by a neighboring gene, is a DDE family transposase.), whose protein sequence is MIPSGVKVFLASHPVDFRKGPDSLLSLVRDAGSDPFNGALYVFRAKRADRIKIVWWDGSGVCLYAKRLEKAQFCWPRIGHNRIQLNHAQLLALVDGMDWKRVRAVPVKPPEIVG, encoded by the coding sequence ATGATCCCCTCCGGCGTGAAGGTGTTCCTGGCCAGTCATCCGGTCGACTTTCGCAAGGGTCCGGACAGCTTGTTGTCGCTGGTGCGGGACGCCGGCAGCGATCCGTTCAACGGTGCGCTTTACGTCTTCCGGGCCAAACGGGCGGACAGGATCAAGATCGTCTGGTGGGATGGCTCCGGGGTCTGCCTTTATGCCAAGCGGCTGGAGAAGGCGCAGTTCTGCTGGCCGCGGATCGGCCACAACCGGATCCAGCTCAACCATGCCCAGCTTCTGGCACTGGTGGATGGCATGGACTGGAAGCGGGTTCGCGCCGTGCCGGTCAAGCCGCCGGAAATTGTCGGGTAA
- a CDS encoding transposase, producing the protein MIEAVADRLEGAPRQLRRRWSDEFKARAVAEALEPGASVSAIAHRIGIHPSQLFGWRRAALNARKVSTEPTRCEAVAAYAGEAVIEVVIGDIVVRARADVDEAHLQRVIRAVRSA; encoded by the coding sequence ATGATCGAAGCTGTTGCCGACCGCCTTGAGGGTGCGCCGCGGCAGCTTCGCCGGCGCTGGTCGGATGAGTTCAAGGCACGGGCGGTGGCGGAGGCATTGGAGCCAGGCGCGAGCGTCTCGGCGATCGCGCATCGGATCGGCATTCACCCGTCGCAGCTCTTTGGCTGGCGTCGTGCGGCCTTAAACGCTCGGAAGGTTTCCACCGAACCGACGCGTTGCGAGGCAGTCGCGGCATATGCTGGCGAAGCGGTGATCGAGGTCGTCATCGGTGACATTGTCGTGCGCGCTCGCGCGGACGTCGACGAGGCGCACTTGCAGCGGGTGATCCGGGCGGTGCGATCGGCATGA
- a CDS encoding transporter substrate-binding domain-containing protein: MENDSIADCYLTSLLGPVDKIRRYRSTALAIEGLASGETMAATPRAELEAGIASHPEASLAVHEPALVGFARGKWTVGVGLNFQHKDLAYAVDDAIAAALANGRIAAIFKNWGVTFGPPTR, from the coding sequence GTGGAAAACGACTCCATTGCCGACTGCTACCTGACCTCTCTACTCGGCCCGGTGGACAAGATTCGCCGCTACCGCAGTACCGCGCTTGCCATAGAAGGTCTGGCATCCGGCGAGACCATGGCCGCGACGCCCCGCGCGGAGCTTGAGGCGGGCATCGCCTCGCATCCCGAGGCGAGCCTCGCGGTGCACGAGCCGGCACTTGTGGGCTTCGCCCGCGGGAAATGGACTGTTGGGGTCGGCCTGAATTTTCAGCACAAGGATCTCGCCTATGCTGTCGACGACGCCATTGCGGCGGCGCTGGCCAACGGAAGGATAGCTGCGATCTTCAAGAACTGGGGCGTGACCTTCGGGCCGCCGACGAGGTGA